From one Catenuloplanes nepalensis genomic stretch:
- the sufU gene encoding Fe-S cluster assembly sulfur transfer protein SufU translates to MLDGLYQEIILDHYKHPHGRGLRDPFGGEAHHVNPTCGDEVTMRVAVDSDGVLSDISYDGQGCSISQASASVLHELLQGRRADEASRVHAAFAHLMGGRGTVEPDEELLGDGVAFAGVAKYPARVKCALLPWMAFKDAAARAGVAVTTPAA, encoded by the coding sequence ATGCTTGACGGGCTCTACCAGGAGATCATCCTGGACCACTACAAGCACCCGCACGGGCGCGGGCTGCGCGACCCCTTCGGCGGGGAGGCGCACCACGTGAATCCCACGTGCGGCGACGAGGTCACCATGCGCGTCGCGGTGGACTCGGACGGCGTGCTCTCCGACATCTCCTACGACGGGCAGGGCTGCTCGATCAGCCAGGCGTCCGCCAGCGTGCTGCACGAGCTGCTGCAGGGCCGCCGGGCCGACGAGGCGTCCCGGGTGCATGCGGCGTTCGCGCACCTGATGGGCGGGCGAGGCACGGTCGAGCCCGACGAGGAGTTGCTCGGTGACGGCGTCGCGTTCGCCGGCGTCGCGAAGTACCCGGCGCGCGTGAAGTGCGCGCTGCTGCCCTGGATGGCGTTCAAGGACGCGGCGGCGCGTGCCGGCGTGGCCGTGACCACACCCGCTGCCTGA